In Candidatus Saccharimonadia bacterium, a single genomic region encodes these proteins:
- the truB gene encoding tRNA pseudouridine(55) synthase TruB has translation MEASTPEINGLLLIDKPVGLSSFDVIRRLRRQTGVRKIGHAGTLDPLATGMMLMLFGAACKRAEVLTKLDKRYVAQITLGATSSTGDGEGEKTLVSAAVPDRAAVATAIAQLTGMITQTPPVYSAIKIGGKEAYKRARAGETVVMPSRQVTVYENVLTRYDYPVVELEAKVSSGTYIRTLAEDLGALLETGAYLSGLVRTEVGEYRLTEAQDLALVEAKNVRLYLKNV, from the coding sequence TTGGAAGCCTCGACCCCGGAAATTAATGGGCTGCTTTTAATCGACAAGCCGGTTGGCTTGTCTTCATTTGATGTTATTCGGCGGCTGCGGCGGCAAACGGGGGTGCGCAAGATCGGTCATGCGGGCACGCTTGACCCGTTGGCGACCGGCATGATGCTGATGTTGTTTGGCGCGGCGTGCAAGCGGGCTGAGGTGCTGACAAAGCTCGATAAGCGCTACGTGGCGCAAATAACCCTGGGTGCTACTAGCAGCACCGGCGATGGCGAAGGCGAGAAGACGCTCGTGAGTGCGGCGGTACCTGATCGGGCCGCGGTGGCGACGGCGATCGCCCAGTTGACCGGGATGATCACGCAGACGCCGCCGGTGTATTCGGCGATCAAGATTGGGGGCAAGGAGGCGTACAAGCGAGCGCGGGCCGGCGAGACCGTGGTGATGCCGAGCCGGCAGGTGACGGTGTATGAGAATGTGCTGACTCGGTATGATTATCCGGTCGTGGAGCTGGAGGCCAAAGTGTCGAGCGGCACCTATATTCGGACGTTGGCGGAGGATTTGGGCGCGCTGCTCGAGACGGGGGCGTATCTTTCGGGCCTGGTGCGGACCGAGGTGGGGGAGTATCGCTTGACCGAGGCGCAGGATTTGGCCTTGGTGGAAGCGAAAAACGTTCGTTTGTATCTGAAAAACGTTTAG
- the rpsO gene encoding 30S ribosomal protein S15: MLKPESKTKVITGLQTHKKDTGSPEVQVGIFTEQIKELTKHLQLHKKDEHSRRGLLKMVSKRRRLLDYLNKRDPSRYRDVLKKLDLRR; encoded by the coding sequence ATGTTAAAACCTGAATCGAAAACCAAGGTTATTACAGGTCTACAGACCCACAAGAAGGACACCGGCTCGCCGGAGGTTCAGGTGGGTATTTTTACCGAGCAGATCAAAGAGCTTACAAAGCATCTCCAATTGCACAAAAAAGATGAGCACTCCCGCCGTGGTCTGCTCAAGATGGTGAGCAAGCGCCGCCGGTTGCTTGATTATCTCAACAAGCGTGATCCGTCGCGCTACCGGGATGTGCTCAAGAAGCTCGATCTGCGCCGCTAA
- a CDS encoding DUF5999 family protein, protein MCQHNPTCPPAEAPNRDQAVVVSDHMGDQGWATRCNGVVTFADNGEILPSGKVLGPPPLDAAWTPKPPPLAASSAA, encoded by the coding sequence ATGTGCCAACACAACCCCACCTGCCCGCCGGCAGAGGCCCCCAACCGCGACCAAGCGGTCGTTGTCTCGGATCACATGGGTGATCAGGGATGGGCTACTCGTTGCAACGGCGTCGTGACCTTCGCGGATAATGGTGAGATTCTGCCGAGTGGCAAGGTCCTCGGACCGCCGCCGCTCGACGCTGCGTGGACCCCCAAGCCACCGCCACTCGCCGCTTCTTCGGCCGCCTAG